One Meiothermus sp. CFH 77666 genomic region harbors:
- a CDS encoding enoyl-CoA hydratase/isomerase family protein — MNWQQRYQRLKFDQPSEGVQEVILSNPGRLNAADSQMHRELAYVWRDIDADENIGAVLVRGEGGAFSSGGDFEMIEEMIHDYEALLRVWKEARDLVYGVVNCSKPIVAAIEGPAVGAGLAVALLADISVAGKTARIVDGHVRLGVAAGDHSVMVWPLLCGLSKAKYYLLLNEPLSGEEAERIGLVSRCVEDGAVYAEALQIAQRLTQGSPTAIRFTKYALNNWLRMMGPNFDTSLALEFMGFLGPDAKEGLTSLREKRRPRFQKKSPL; from the coding sequence ATGAACTGGCAACAGCGTTACCAGCGTTTGAAGTTTGACCAGCCCAGTGAAGGGGTGCAGGAGGTCATCCTTTCCAATCCAGGCCGCCTGAATGCTGCCGACAGCCAGATGCACCGCGAGCTGGCCTATGTCTGGCGGGACATAGATGCCGATGAAAATATCGGTGCGGTGCTGGTGCGGGGCGAGGGTGGGGCCTTCAGCAGCGGCGGCGACTTCGAGATGATCGAGGAGATGATCCACGATTACGAGGCCCTGCTGCGGGTCTGGAAGGAAGCCCGCGACCTGGTATACGGAGTGGTGAACTGCTCAAAGCCCATCGTGGCGGCCATCGAAGGCCCTGCGGTGGGGGCCGGGCTGGCCGTGGCGCTGCTGGCCGACATTAGCGTGGCAGGCAAAACCGCCCGCATTGTGGATGGACATGTGCGGCTGGGGGTGGCGGCAGGTGACCACTCGGTAATGGTCTGGCCTTTGCTGTGCGGGCTCAGCAAGGCCAAGTATTACCTTTTGCTCAACGAGCCCCTCTCGGGAGAGGAAGCCGAGCGGATTGGACTGGTGTCCCGGTGTGTGGAGGATGGCGCGGTCTATGCCGAAGCGCTCCAGATTGCCCAGCGGCTCACCCAGGGCTCCCCCACCGCCATTCGCTTCACCAAGTATGCCCTCAACAACTGGCTCCGCATGATGGGGCCCAACTTCGACACCTCGCTGGCGCTGGAGTTTATGGGCTTTTTGGGCCCCGATGCCAAAGAGGGGCTGACGTCACTTCGGGAAAAGCGCAGGCCCCGGTTTCAGAAAAAGTCCCCTCTTTAG
- the truB gene encoding tRNA pseudouridine(55) synthase TruB codes for MALFAVNKPLGRTSHDVVDMARKLLGTRRVGHTGTLDPLATGVLILASDVSTKLVPFLSAEEKEYLAWVSFGATTETLDAEGPIVEETPRRPTQREIEAVLPAFLTMMEQTPPAYSAVKVGGVKAYEAARKGQTLKLEARPVKYHEVTLLAYDPAPIAYRIAHSAAGWQLSERGRQVELPRPLGDYPTAVIRLVVGPGTYVRSFARDLGEQLGSKAFLSGLVRTRVGKIGLEQAQEIEHLDIRKTLDELEALSCPSVELSHAEAKRVMEGVPLPIPAKGLVALVGPKRRLVAMAEGDGFKLRIKRVFKE; via the coding sequence ATGGCCCTATTTGCCGTGAACAAACCATTGGGCCGTACCTCGCACGACGTGGTAGACATGGCCCGCAAACTGCTGGGCACGCGCCGGGTAGGCCACACCGGCACCCTTGACCCATTGGCCACCGGGGTCTTGATCCTGGCCTCGGATGTTTCGACCAAACTGGTACCATTCTTGTCTGCAGAAGAAAAGGAATACCTTGCCTGGGTTTCCTTTGGGGCGACCACCGAGACCCTGGATGCAGAGGGGCCGATTGTAGAAGAAACGCCCCGGCGCCCCACCCAGCGCGAGATTGAAGCGGTTCTGCCTGCATTTTTGACCATGATGGAGCAGACGCCCCCGGCTTACTCGGCGGTGAAGGTGGGGGGGGTCAAGGCCTACGAGGCGGCGCGTAAAGGACAGACGCTAAAGCTCGAGGCCCGCCCGGTCAAGTATCACGAGGTGACCCTGCTGGCTTACGACCCGGCCCCCATCGCCTACCGCATTGCCCACTCGGCAGCGGGCTGGCAGCTATCGGAGCGGGGCCGCCAGGTGGAGTTACCCAGGCCCCTGGGCGACTACCCGACGGCGGTGATTCGTTTGGTGGTGGGGCCCGGAACCTATGTGCGCTCTTTTGCTCGAGACCTGGGCGAACAACTGGGCAGTAAAGCCTTTTTATCGGGTCTGGTGCGAACCAGGGTGGGCAAGATTGGCCTCGAGCAGGCCCAGGAAATCGAACACCTGGATATCAGAAAAACCCTGGATGAGCTCGAGGCCCTCTCCTGCCCCAGTGTCGAACTCTCCCATGCCGAGGCCAAGCGGGTGATGGAGGGTGTACCGCTGCCCATCCCGGCCAAGGGACTGGTGGCCCTGGTTGGCCCCAAGCGCCGCCTGGTGGCCATGGCCGAGGGGGATGGCTTCAAGCTGCGCATCAAGCGGGTGTTCAAGGAGTAG
- a CDS encoding Lrp/AsnC family transcriptional regulator, producing the protein MTRVASKLLDKANIAILNELQKDGRLSYRELGRRVGLSTPAVTERVRRLEDAGIIAGYGARINPGALGYTITALIEVATPPGRYQQMLEFARTTPAVRECYFVTGESSFVAKVMTPSVEHLQELIQQLGFYGSTRTSVVLSQPIIKETFEVE; encoded by the coding sequence ATGACAAGAGTGGCTTCCAAACTGCTTGATAAGGCCAACATCGCCATCCTGAACGAATTGCAAAAGGACGGTCGGCTCTCCTACCGGGAGCTGGGCCGACGGGTGGGGCTCTCGACCCCTGCCGTCACCGAGCGGGTGCGCCGTCTGGAAGATGCCGGCATCATTGCGGGCTATGGAGCGCGGATCAACCCAGGCGCACTGGGGTACACCATCACCGCCCTGATCGAGGTGGCTACCCCGCCGGGACGCTACCAGCAGATGCTCGAGTTTGCCCGTACCACCCCTGCGGTGCGTGAATGCTATTTTGTGACCGGCGAATCGTCTTTTGTGGCCAAGGTCATGACGCCATCCGTGGAGCACCTGCAAGAACTCATCCAGCAGCTTGGCTTCTACGGCAGCACCCGCACCTCGGTGGTCTTATCCCAGCCCATCATCAAGGAAACCTTCGAGGTGGAGTGA
- the ald gene encoding alanine dehydrogenase, with amino-acid sequence MVIGVPKEIKTLENRVALTPGGVTSLVRRGHKVLVQQSAGVGSGISDAEYQKAGAEIVSASEAWAADLVVKVKEPIAEEYKYLRKGLILFTYLHLAADEPLTKALLEGGTTGIAYETVQLEDGSLPLLLPMSEVAGRMAPQVGAAALEKPHGGRGVLLGGVPGVAPASVVIIGGGIVGTNAAKIALGMGAQVTILDVSKARMQYLDDVFGGRVITLSSTEANIAASIRHADLLIGAVLIPGAKAPKLVTREMLSTMKEASVIVDVAVDQGGCVETIHPTTHADPTYVVDGVVHYGVANMPGAVPRTSTFALTNQTLPYLLKLAEKGLDALQDDPALMLGLNTHQGKLTCLGVAQAFGLPYTEPRAAL; translated from the coding sequence ATGGTGATTGGTGTACCCAAGGAGATCAAGACCCTCGAGAACCGTGTGGCCCTCACGCCAGGAGGTGTAACCAGCCTGGTACGGCGGGGCCACAAGGTACTGGTGCAGCAGAGTGCCGGGGTGGGCTCGGGGATATCCGATGCCGAGTATCAAAAAGCCGGGGCCGAAATTGTGAGCGCTTCGGAGGCCTGGGCCGCCGATCTGGTGGTCAAGGTCAAGGAACCCATAGCCGAAGAGTATAAGTACCTGCGCAAGGGGCTCATTCTCTTCACCTATTTGCACTTAGCCGCCGATGAGCCGCTCACCAAGGCTTTGCTCGAGGGGGGAACTACCGGCATCGCCTATGAAACGGTGCAGCTCGAGGATGGCTCCCTGCCCTTGCTGCTGCCCATGAGCGAGGTGGCCGGGCGCATGGCCCCGCAGGTGGGCGCTGCCGCCCTGGAGAAACCCCACGGGGGGCGTGGGGTGCTTTTGGGTGGGGTGCCAGGGGTGGCGCCTGCGAGTGTGGTGATTATCGGGGGAGGCATCGTGGGCACCAACGCCGCCAAAATTGCCCTGGGTATGGGCGCTCAGGTGACCATCCTGGACGTGAGCAAAGCCCGGATGCAGTACCTGGACGATGTGTTTGGCGGGCGGGTCATTACCCTTTCTTCTACCGAGGCCAATATCGCTGCCTCCATCCGGCACGCCGACCTGTTGATTGGGGCGGTGCTGATCCCTGGGGCCAAGGCCCCCAAACTGGTCACCCGCGAGATGCTATCCACCATGAAAGAAGCCTCGGTGATAGTGGATGTGGCGGTAGATCAGGGCGGTTGTGTGGAGACCATTCACCCCACCACCCACGCCGACCCCACCTATGTGGTGGACGGGGTGGTGCACTACGGCGTGGCCAACATGCCGGGGGCGGTGCCGCGCACCTCTACCTTTGCCCTCACCAACCAGACCCTGCCCTACCTGCTCAAACTGGCCGAGAAGGGGCTGGATGCCCTCCAAGACGACCCCGCCCTGATGCTGGGCCTCAATACCCACCAGGGTAAGCTGACCTGCCTGGGGGTAGCGCAGGCCTTCGGGCTGCCCTACACCGAGCCCAGGGCAGCTCTGTAA
- a CDS encoding DUF3108 domain-containing protein produces MRWRGWFLVWVLAGLGPPALAQGVPWLPGERLVYNVTWQGLGVGRLYLSADPIEGGWRFRLKLETTGLAQAVGYGLESESQVGYDLFTDRFWQILTEPLKGTTRLYFERQENNGSRARVVYPDGKQSGWSSASDEVMDQVSLIYYLRVRPETRLIRAVDYPKLTEGRLEVLPGSNGLLGYRFAREDLLVEVWYRQDARRTPVRIIFGRDFGRLEATLVENSNGR; encoded by the coding sequence ATGCGCTGGCGAGGGTGGTTTCTAGTGTGGGTGCTGGCGGGCCTGGGCCCGCCCGCCCTGGCGCAGGGTGTGCCCTGGCTGCCCGGTGAACGCCTGGTTTACAACGTAACCTGGCAGGGGCTCGGGGTGGGGCGGCTCTATCTCAGCGCCGATCCCATCGAGGGGGGCTGGCGCTTTCGCCTGAAACTCGAGACCACCGGGCTCGCGCAGGCGGTAGGCTATGGCCTCGAGTCGGAGAGCCAGGTCGGTTACGACCTTTTTACAGACCGCTTCTGGCAAATCCTGACCGAGCCCCTCAAGGGCACCACCCGGCTCTATTTCGAGCGCCAGGAGAACAACGGCTCCCGGGCCAGGGTGGTCTATCCTGACGGTAAGCAGTCAGGCTGGAGTAGCGCCAGCGACGAGGTGATGGATCAGGTCTCGCTCATTTACTACCTGCGGGTTCGTCCCGAAACCCGCCTGATTCGTGCGGTGGACTACCCCAAACTGACCGAGGGCCGACTGGAGGTTTTGCCCGGCAGCAATGGCCTGCTGGGCTACCGCTTTGCCCGCGAAGACCTGCTGGTAGAGGTCTGGTATCGCCAGGATGCCCGCCGTACCCCGGTTCGCATCATCTTTGGACGCGACTTTGGCCGACTGGAGGCTACCCTGGTCGAAAATTCCAATGGGCGCTAG
- a CDS encoding Asp23/Gls24 family envelope stress response protein, with amino-acid sequence MKGNITVTESALAAILGLAAHEVPGVIGMSPAGIRESISRILGRSEASEGVVVKPDPNAPGKYQADLYVVVAFGARIPTVVDSIGERVNWAAKSLAGVELSTVRIHVVGVSRG; translated from the coding sequence TTGAAAGGGAACATAACCGTAACCGAGAGTGCGCTGGCGGCCATCCTGGGTCTGGCCGCGCACGAAGTACCGGGGGTGATTGGGATGAGCCCTGCCGGTATCCGCGAATCCATCAGCCGTATCCTGGGCCGGAGCGAGGCCAGCGAAGGGGTGGTGGTTAAGCCCGACCCGAATGCTCCCGGCAAATACCAGGCCGACCTGTATGTGGTGGTGGCTTTTGGTGCGCGCATCCCCACGGTGGTGGATAGCATTGGGGAGCGGGTGAACTGGGCTGCCAAAAGCCTGGCGGGAGTCGAGCTTTCTACCGTGCGGATTCACGTGGTGGGGGTGAGCCGTGGCTGA